In the genome of Deltaproteobacteria bacterium, one region contains:
- a CDS encoding MOSC domain-containing protein translates to MEPPARAARSRHAARRDEPRRRRAFGAGQPLTTFGDNLYVDLDLSAANLPTGTRIRVGSALVETTPFPHNGCAKFNARFGNDALRFVQRAETRHNNWRGIYWRVVEPGEIAVGDAIEVLR, encoded by the coding sequence GTGGAGCCGCCTGCCCGCGCCGCGCGATCTCGACATGCAGCTCGCCGTGATGAACCGCGACGTCGCCGCGCGTTCGGCGCCGGCCAGCCGCTGACGACCTTCGGCGACAATCTCTACGTCGACCTCGATCTCTCCGCGGCGAACCTGCCCACCGGCACGCGCATTCGCGTCGGCAGCGCGCTGGTCGAGACGACGCCGTTCCCGCACAACGGCTGCGCCAAGTTCAACGCGCGCTTCGGCAACGACGCGCTGCGCTTCGTGCAGCGCGCCGAGACGCGCCACAACAACTGGCGCGGCATCTACTGGCGCGTGGTGGAGCCGGGCGAGATCGCGGTCGGAGATGCGATCGAGGTGCTGCGCTGA
- a CDS encoding LLM class flavin-dependent oxidoreductase, translating into MKFGAMVATKIDDWQLLQYAEQLGYDHGWVPDSQMIWSDCYAVLALAAHHTSRIKLGTGVAVAGTRSAPVTAHSIASINRIAPGRVFLGIGTGHTAMRVMGFDPVKPREFRDYLRVVRGLLRGEEVEYTHGGETRAIKLLHRELGFVDVAHEIPIWVAANGPLALAAAGAYGDGRISAGAEASDHMRRSLGAMKDGAAKVGRALPNDFHTAALTFSCVLRPGETLKSERVIDAVGSMASATLHFWWELAEQSGSDRFIPNEARDTWDQYLAYLKGLGIPRARMHLRVHEGHCTYLVPEERRFITPEVIRASGGLVGSPDEILAMLKQHEAAGLREVTLLPPMANARELLREFATEVMARR; encoded by the coding sequence ATGAAATTCGGCGCGATGGTCGCCACCAAGATCGACGACTGGCAGCTGCTGCAGTACGCGGAGCAGCTCGGCTACGACCACGGCTGGGTGCCGGATTCGCAGATGATCTGGTCCGATTGTTATGCCGTGCTCGCGCTCGCAGCGCACCACACCTCGCGCATCAAGCTCGGCACCGGCGTCGCGGTCGCGGGCACGCGCAGCGCGCCGGTCACCGCGCACTCGATCGCCTCGATCAACCGCATCGCGCCGGGCCGCGTGTTCCTCGGCATCGGGACGGGCCACACCGCGATGCGCGTGATGGGCTTCGATCCCGTGAAGCCGCGCGAATTCCGCGACTACCTGCGCGTCGTGCGCGGCCTGCTGCGCGGCGAGGAGGTGGAGTACACGCACGGCGGCGAGACGCGCGCGATCAAGCTGCTGCACCGCGAGCTCGGCTTCGTCGACGTCGCGCACGAGATTCCGATCTGGGTCGCGGCGAATGGCCCGCTCGCGCTCGCCGCGGCGGGCGCTTACGGCGACGGCCGCATCTCCGCGGGCGCGGAGGCGAGCGACCACATGCGCCGCAGCCTCGGTGCGATGAAGGATGGCGCCGCCAAGGTCGGGCGCGCGCTTCCGAATGACTTCCACACCGCCGCGCTCACGTTCTCGTGCGTGCTGCGCCCCGGCGAGACGCTGAAGAGCGAGCGCGTGATCGACGCGGTGGGCTCGATGGCGAGCGCGACGCTGCACTTCTGGTGGGAGCTCGCGGAGCAATCGGGCAGCGACCGCTTCATCCCGAACGAGGCGCGCGACACCTGGGACCAGTACCTCGCGTACCTGAAGGGCCTCGGCATCCCGCGCGCGCGCATGCACCTGCGCGTACACGAGGGCCACTGCACCTACCTCGTGCCCGAAGAGCGCCGCTTCATCACGCCCGAGGTGATCCGCGCGAGCGGCGGCCTGGTCGGCTCCCCCGACGAGATCCTCGCCATGCTGAAACAACACGAGGCCGCCGGCCTGCGCGAGGTAACGCTGCTGCCGCCCATGGCGAACGCACGCGAGTTGTTACGGGAGTTCGCGACCGAGGTGATGGCGCGCCGCTGA
- a CDS encoding fibro-slime domain-containing protein, with amino-acid sequence MAQRWPVAAFAALALLGTPAGAATIALTGTIRDFCWTAIPNVCSAHPDFEVSWTGFDPGIVATTLGTDGKPVYVGGSLPNPTTSGRANFDQWYRDTAGVNTSAPLTITLDNSSSSDPRVFVYSNNFFFPIDGMLFGDQGFSHNYHFTYEIHTTFGFLGDEVFTFTGDDDLWLFINGVLAVDVGGVHLPRTATIDLSNPAVQALLGITPGNSYDFDLFFAERRRTQSNFTISTTIALVPTPEASTVSLLALAASALAPCLLRRVPRRGSPSS; translated from the coding sequence ATGGCGCAGCGATGGCCCGTGGCCGCGTTCGCCGCCTTGGCACTCCTGGGTACCCCGGCCGGTGCTGCGACGATCGCCCTCACCGGGACGATCCGAGACTTCTGCTGGACGGCGATTCCGAACGTTTGCTCCGCGCATCCCGACTTCGAGGTGTCGTGGACCGGCTTCGATCCCGGGATCGTGGCGACGACCCTCGGCACGGACGGGAAGCCCGTGTACGTCGGCGGGAGCCTGCCTAATCCGACCACGTCGGGGCGGGCGAACTTCGATCAGTGGTATCGGGACACTGCCGGCGTCAACACGAGCGCGCCTCTCACGATCACGCTGGACAACTCTTCCTCCTCCGACCCGCGCGTGTTCGTGTACAGCAACAACTTCTTCTTCCCGATCGACGGGATGCTGTTCGGCGATCAAGGGTTCTCCCACAACTACCACTTCACCTACGAGATCCACACGACGTTCGGCTTCCTGGGCGACGAGGTCTTCACGTTTACCGGTGACGACGATCTGTGGCTCTTCATCAACGGCGTGCTGGCGGTCGATGTCGGCGGCGTTCACCTGCCACGCACAGCGACGATCGACCTCTCCAATCCGGCCGTGCAGGCGCTGCTCGGCATCACGCCGGGAAACTCTTACGACTTCGACCTCTTCTTCGCGGAGCGCCGTCGCACGCAGTCCAACTTCACGATCTCGACGACGATTGCGCTCGTTCCCACGCCGGAGGCGAGCACAGTTTCCCTGCTGGCGTTGGCAGCGAGCGCGCTCGCACCGTGCCTCCTGCGTCGGGTCCCACGGCGCGGCTCGCCGTCGTCGTAG
- a CDS encoding acyl-CoA dehydrogenase family protein, which produces MEESDVTTLPADQRAALLEAVSRLLATESSEASVRRTMATPAGYDRALWKQLADMGVAGLVVDEAHGGAGAGAVELEAVMELAGAALLCAPLLASSVLAAELLRASGDEAAQARLLPGIASGATIATAALTGDAGTWTRDGVSVTAAGEALSGVASYVLHAQNADVLLVLARERDDVAIYEVDPRARGVAIAALPTFDHTLRLARIAFDGAPGRRIAGDGWRAAEAALDLALVALAGEQAGGSRRCLELTVEYAKNRFQFGRAIGSFQAVKHMAADLLLEAESAVSAARSAAEQLAAGSAEARAAVPLAAFACADAFTQVAATSIQMHGGIAFTWENPAHLYLRRARSGAQLFGSPSAHRERYLAALGA; this is translated from the coding sequence ATCGAGGAGAGCGACGTGACGACTTTGCCCGCCGATCAACGAGCCGCCTTGCTCGAAGCCGTGAGCCGCTTGCTCGCGACGGAGAGCAGCGAGGCGAGCGTGCGGCGCACCATGGCGACGCCGGCGGGCTACGACCGCGCGCTCTGGAAACAGCTCGCCGACATGGGCGTCGCCGGGCTCGTGGTCGACGAGGCGCACGGCGGCGCGGGCGCCGGCGCGGTCGAGCTCGAAGCCGTGATGGAGCTCGCGGGCGCTGCGCTGCTGTGCGCACCGCTGCTCGCATCGAGCGTGCTCGCGGCCGAGCTGCTGCGCGCTTCGGGAGACGAGGCCGCGCAGGCGCGCCTTCTGCCCGGCATCGCAAGCGGCGCGACGATCGCGACCGCCGCGCTGACGGGCGATGCCGGGACGTGGACGCGCGACGGCGTCTCGGTGACGGCCGCGGGCGAGGCGCTCAGCGGAGTCGCGAGCTACGTGCTGCACGCGCAGAACGCGGACGTGCTGCTGGTGCTCGCGCGCGAGCGCGATGACGTCGCGATCTACGAGGTGGATCCACGCGCGCGCGGCGTCGCGATCGCGGCGCTGCCCACGTTCGACCACACACTGCGCCTCGCGCGCATCGCGTTCGACGGCGCGCCGGGCCGCAGGATCGCCGGCGACGGCTGGCGCGCGGCCGAGGCCGCGCTCGACCTCGCGCTGGTGGCGCTCGCAGGCGAGCAGGCCGGCGGCTCGCGGCGCTGCCTCGAGCTCACGGTCGAGTACGCGAAGAACCGCTTCCAATTCGGCCGCGCGATCGGCTCGTTCCAGGCCGTGAAGCACATGGCCGCCGACTTGTTATTGGAAGCCGAGAGCGCGGTTTCCGCCGCGCGCTCCGCTGCGGAGCAGCTCGCCGCCGGTTCCGCTGAGGCGCGCGCCGCCGTCCCGCTCGCGGCGTTCGCGTGCGCGGACGCGTTCACGCAGGTCGCCGCCACGAGCATCCAGATGCACGGCGGCATCGCGTTCACGTGGGAGAACCCCGCCCATCTCTACTTACGACGCGCGCGCTCGGGCGCCCAGCTCTTCGGGAGCCCATCCGCCCACCGAGAGCGCTACCTCGCGGCGCTGGGAGCCTGA
- a CDS encoding DUF2007 domain-containing protein: protein MPLERVASFTYLHEAELARALLESAGIEAHVADQHLVGLDWQMASALGGVKVLVAAEQAAAARDVLAAPPEESAAFEASDSPEPLDEAARCPKCGAEGVPANQLDRRLRAFSMLTVPLPFTIGRHRLACEACGTRWRAVPEHRGFLRALANLGALLVLALLGVLSLSLRGIGGVRAIFSRDVFACWKCGAQFASGAAACPSCGNALPGRIAYAQRVTPGRAYDGACAQCHLPYANSDYAAATERRCSSCQAALPESP, encoded by the coding sequence ATGCCGCTCGAACGCGTCGCGAGCTTCACCTATCTGCATGAGGCCGAGCTCGCGCGCGCACTGCTCGAGTCTGCGGGCATCGAGGCGCACGTCGCGGACCAGCACCTCGTCGGCCTCGATTGGCAGATGGCGAGCGCGCTCGGCGGTGTGAAGGTGCTCGTCGCGGCAGAGCAGGCCGCGGCCGCGCGTGACGTGCTGGCTGCGCCGCCCGAGGAGAGCGCCGCGTTCGAGGCGAGCGATTCGCCCGAACCACTCGACGAGGCGGCGCGCTGCCCGAAGTGCGGCGCCGAAGGCGTTCCCGCGAATCAGCTCGACCGCCGGCTGCGCGCGTTCTCGATGCTCACCGTGCCGCTGCCGTTCACGATCGGGCGCCACCGGCTCGCGTGCGAAGCGTGTGGAACGCGCTGGCGCGCCGTGCCGGAGCACCGCGGCTTTCTGCGCGCGCTCGCGAACCTCGGCGCGCTGCTCGTGCTCGCGCTGCTCGGCGTGCTCTCGCTTTCGCTGCGCGGCATCGGCGGCGTGCGCGCGATCTTCTCGCGCGACGTGTTCGCTTGCTGGAAGTGCGGCGCGCAGTTCGCGAGCGGCGCTGCGGCGTGCCCGAGCTGCGGCAACGCCCTGCCGGGGCGTATCGCGTATGCGCAGCGCGTCACGCCCGGCCGTGCGTACGACGGCGCCTGCGCGCAGTGCCACCTGCCCTACGCGAACTCGGACTACGCTGCCGCCACCGAGCGGCGCTGCTCGTCGTGTCAGGCAGCGCTGCCGGAGAGTCCCTAA
- a CDS encoding c-type cytochrome, with translation MNRWLLGAVALLLCAHAQAEAAWRWQMPPGMPAPRVPADNPMSARKVELGRRLFYDTRLSSTGAYSCASCHQQARAFTDGRARALGATGELHPRSAMSLANVAYNARFGWEDPDTASLEAQAAIPMLNTAPIELGVAGNEARILAALQRDRFYAREFPRVFPESRRGLRLEHVQKALAAFERTLISGSSAYDRAVYGDDASALSPLARRGLRLFTSPELACSSCHGGPAFAGDGASFHHNGLTPPAALAGLFARTRRPDDAGRFRAPGLRNIALTAPYMHDGRLATLREVIAHYASGGVHAPQQSERVRGFTLREGDADALVAFLEALTDEAFVRDPRFADPFVIAGDRRAR, from the coding sequence GTGAACCGCTGGTTGTTAGGGGCGGTCGCGCTGCTGCTGTGCGCGCACGCGCAAGCCGAAGCTGCCTGGCGCTGGCAGATGCCGCCCGGGATGCCCGCGCCACGGGTTCCAGCGGACAACCCCATGTCCGCGCGCAAAGTGGAGCTCGGGCGCCGGCTCTTCTACGACACGCGCCTATCGTCGACCGGCGCCTACTCCTGCGCGTCGTGCCACCAGCAGGCGCGCGCGTTCACCGATGGCCGCGCGCGCGCGCTCGGCGCCACGGGCGAGCTGCACCCGCGCAGCGCGATGTCGCTCGCGAACGTCGCCTACAACGCGCGCTTCGGCTGGGAGGATCCGGACACCGCATCGCTCGAAGCGCAGGCCGCGATCCCCATGCTCAACACCGCGCCGATCGAGCTCGGCGTCGCGGGGAACGAGGCGCGCATCCTCGCCGCGCTGCAGCGGGATCGCTTCTACGCGCGCGAGTTTCCGCGCGTGTTTCCTGAGTCACGGCGCGGACTTCGGCTCGAACACGTGCAGAAAGCGCTCGCCGCGTTCGAGCGCACCCTGATCTCCGGCAGCTCCGCGTACGACCGTGCCGTGTACGGGGACGACGCCAGCGCGCTCTCGCCACTCGCGCGCCGCGGCCTGCGCCTCTTCACCTCGCCCGAGCTCGCGTGCAGCTCGTGCCACGGAGGGCCAGCGTTCGCGGGCGACGGCGCGAGCTTCCACCACAACGGCCTCACGCCTCCCGCGGCGCTCGCCGGATTGTTCGCGCGCACGCGGCGGCCGGATGACGCGGGCAGGTTCCGCGCGCCCGGGCTGCGCAACATCGCGCTGACCGCGCCTTACATGCACGACGGCCGCCTGGCGACGCTGCGCGAAGTGATCGCGCACTACGCGAGCGGCGGCGTGCACGCGCCGCAGCAGAGCGAGCGCGTGCGCGGCTTCACGCTGCGCGAGGGCGATGCGGATGCGCTCGTCGCGTTCCTCGAAGCGCTCACGGACGAAGCGTTCGTGCGCGATCCGCGCTTTGCGGACCCGTTTGTGATCGCGGGCGATCGCCGCGCGCGCTGA
- a CDS encoding CoA transferase yields the protein MNAAQGPLSGQLVLDLGQVYQGPYAGLLFAQAGARVIKIEPPSGEPLRARELTGRKTLPAMATLNQHKRGITLNLKHPRGRELLLALAGKADVLIENYAPGVMDRLGVGAAVLMAANPRLIYATGTGYGLSGPDRDHLALDFTVQAASGAMSVTGFPDGPPVKAGPTWIDFLSGTHVYAGVMTALFERERTGRGRLVEVAMLDAAIHTVASQLEWVYDKGEAPPRVGNQQGSFMLAPYNAYATKDGGFIVLLCLTEPHWKNLCEAMGRPELAPDERYRTTPRRVKRRDEVDALVGAWCAQHTRDEAAALLAAAKVPSAPVRDVREALHREHLHERGALEWYEHPSLGRIALPQSPLRLHGAPAVRGARNPNLGEHNAQVYGELLGMRAEEVKALRAEGAI from the coding sequence ATGAACGCCGCACAAGGCCCGCTCTCGGGCCAGCTCGTCCTCGACCTCGGCCAGGTTTATCAGGGTCCGTATGCGGGCTTGCTGTTCGCGCAGGCCGGCGCGCGCGTGATCAAGATCGAGCCGCCGAGCGGCGAGCCGCTGCGCGCGCGCGAGCTGACCGGGCGCAAGACGCTGCCCGCGATGGCGACGCTCAACCAGCACAAGCGCGGCATCACGCTCAACCTGAAGCACCCGCGCGGCCGCGAGTTGTTATTGGCGCTGGCGGGCAAGGCCGACGTGCTGATCGAGAACTACGCGCCCGGCGTGATGGATCGCCTCGGAGTGGGCGCCGCCGTGCTGATGGCCGCGAACCCGCGCCTGATCTACGCGACGGGCACCGGCTACGGGTTGTCAGGCCCCGATCGCGATCATCTCGCACTCGACTTCACGGTGCAGGCGGCTTCGGGCGCGATGAGCGTGACCGGCTTTCCCGATGGTCCGCCCGTGAAGGCGGGGCCTACGTGGATCGACTTCCTCTCCGGCACGCACGTCTACGCCGGCGTGATGACCGCGCTCTTCGAGCGCGAGCGCACGGGCCGCGGGCGGCTCGTCGAGGTCGCGATGCTCGACGCCGCGATTCACACCGTCGCCTCACAGCTCGAGTGGGTCTACGACAAGGGCGAGGCGCCGCCGCGCGTCGGCAACCAGCAGGGCAGCTTCATGCTCGCGCCGTACAACGCGTATGCCACGAAGGACGGCGGCTTCATCGTGCTGCTCTGCCTCACGGAGCCGCACTGGAAGAACCTGTGCGAAGCGATGGGGCGACCGGAGCTCGCCCCCGACGAGCGCTACCGCACGACGCCGCGGCGCGTGAAGCGGCGCGATGAGGTGGACGCGCTCGTCGGCGCGTGGTGCGCGCAGCACACGCGCGACGAGGCTGCCGCGCTGCTCGCCGCCGCGAAGGTGCCGAGCGCGCCCGTGCGCGACGTGCGCGAAGCGCTTCACCGCGAGCACCTCCACGAGCGCGGCGCGCTCGAGTGGTACGAGCACCCGAGCCTCGGCCGCATCGCGCTGCCGCAGAGCCCGCTCCGCCTCCACGGCGCGCCCGCTGTGCGCGGCGCGCGCAACCCGAACCTCGGCGAGCACAACGCGCAGGTGTACGGGGAGTTGTTGGGGATGAGAGCGGAGGAGGTAAAGGCGCTGCGCGCCGAGGGCGCGATCTGA
- a CDS encoding acyl-CoA dehydrogenase family protein encodes MSTAAISDSALRDEVRAWLAANWKGLPKPQRGASGDWTLSPEHKAWLSLVVEARWAAPRWSAEWYGRGLSDDQARIVEREFAAVGAPGTGQDRTNLWANTALAHASPAFRQKIVPALLKSSVAMCLLYSEPGAGSDLAGIRTRADRDGDDFVVNGQKVWTSGAATADYGMLIARTDWDAPKHRGISFFFCPMKQPGVEVRPLRQITNESHFNEVFLTNARIPAENLLGPLNHGWGVLQTALAYERSVMGDDARGPRSGVPEATKEEPLIALAREAGVLGDAALRQQIAQAIAYKKLNALNSLRAKADLAQGTSSPVVSLGKLAMSRILHEEARVRTAILGARSLFEGPQHPRAEDANFLTLNAYFTSIGGGTDQIQRNIIGERVLGLPKEPEIDREIPFREVKASRSKAR; translated from the coding sequence ATGTCGACCGCCGCGATCTCCGACTCCGCCCTGCGCGACGAAGTGCGCGCTTGGCTCGCCGCGAATTGGAAGGGGCTGCCGAAGCCGCAGCGCGGGGCGAGTGGCGACTGGACGCTTTCGCCCGAGCACAAGGCGTGGCTCTCGCTCGTGGTCGAGGCGCGCTGGGCTGCGCCACGTTGGTCGGCCGAGTGGTACGGGCGCGGCCTCAGCGACGACCAGGCGCGCATCGTCGAGCGCGAGTTCGCCGCCGTCGGCGCGCCCGGCACGGGCCAAGACCGCACGAACCTGTGGGCGAACACCGCCCTCGCCCACGCGTCGCCCGCGTTCCGGCAGAAGATCGTGCCCGCGCTGCTGAAGAGCAGCGTCGCGATGTGCCTGCTCTACTCCGAGCCCGGCGCCGGCTCCGACCTTGCGGGCATTCGCACGCGCGCCGATCGCGACGGCGACGACTTCGTCGTGAACGGCCAGAAAGTGTGGACGTCCGGCGCGGCGACCGCGGACTACGGAATGCTGATCGCGCGCACTGACTGGGATGCGCCGAAGCACCGCGGCATCAGCTTCTTCTTCTGCCCGATGAAGCAGCCGGGCGTCGAAGTGCGCCCGCTGCGGCAGATCACGAACGAGAGCCACTTCAACGAGGTGTTCCTCACGAACGCGCGAATCCCGGCAGAGAACCTGCTCGGCCCGCTGAACCACGGCTGGGGCGTGCTGCAGACCGCCCTCGCCTACGAGCGCTCCGTAATGGGTGACGACGCGCGCGGCCCGCGCAGCGGCGTTCCCGAAGCGACGAAGGAAGAGCCGCTGATCGCGCTCGCGCGCGAGGCCGGCGTGCTCGGCGACGCCGCGCTGCGCCAGCAGATCGCGCAGGCGATCGCGTACAAGAAGCTGAATGCGCTCAACTCGCTACGCGCCAAGGCGGACCTCGCGCAGGGCACCTCGTCGCCCGTCGTCAGCCTCGGCAAGCTCGCGATGAGCCGCATCCTTCACGAAGAGGCGCGCGTGCGCACCGCGATTCTCGGCGCGCGCAGCCTGTTCGAGGGCCCGCAGCATCCGCGCGCGGAGGACGCGAACTTCCTCACGCTGAACGCATACTTCACGTCGATCGGCGGCGGCACGGACCAGATCCAGCGCAACATCATCGGCGAGCGCGTGCTCGGTCTGCCGAAGGAGCCGGAGATCGACCGCGAGATTCCGTTCCGCGAGGTGAAGGCGAGCCGCAGTAAAGCGCGCTGA